A region of Streptomyces sp. R44 DNA encodes the following proteins:
- a CDS encoding ABC transporter permease — protein sequence MTALSPGLSPESATRAAGPGRSAVRRFAGALHRRPRLRLAALLTAPLLWLVLAYLGSLAALFLSAFWSTDSFTSEVVRIWTTANFEELVSSPVYRTVALRTVGVALAVTALCAVIAFPLAFYTARVAHPRRRPLFVVALLMPLWAGYLVKVYAWRLILSEGGPLDWALRPFGLSGPGYGLTATVLVLTYLWLPYMVLPIHTALAQLPDNLLNASADLGARTWRTFVSVVLPLVWPAVAAGSVFTFSLSLGDYITVQIVGGKTQLIGNLVYSNVTLNLPLAAALGTLPVAVIVVYLLAVRRSGALRSL from the coding sequence ATGACCGCACTCTCCCCCGGACTCTCCCCCGAGTCCGCGACACGAGCCGCCGGCCCCGGCCGGAGCGCCGTCCGGCGGTTCGCCGGGGCCCTGCACCGGCGGCCCCGGCTGCGGCTCGCGGCCCTGCTCACCGCACCGCTCCTCTGGCTCGTCCTCGCCTACCTCGGCTCCCTCGCGGCCCTGTTCCTGTCCGCCTTCTGGTCGACCGACAGCTTCACGTCCGAGGTCGTCCGGATCTGGACCACGGCGAACTTCGAGGAGCTCGTCAGCTCGCCCGTCTACCGGACGGTCGCCCTGCGCACCGTCGGCGTCGCCCTCGCGGTGACCGCCCTCTGCGCCGTCATCGCCTTCCCGCTCGCCTTCTACACGGCGCGCGTCGCGCACCCGCGCCGCCGGCCGCTCTTCGTGGTGGCGCTGCTCATGCCGCTGTGGGCCGGCTATCTGGTGAAGGTGTACGCGTGGCGGCTCATCCTCTCCGAAGGCGGGCCGCTGGACTGGGCGCTGCGGCCGTTCGGCCTCAGCGGACCCGGGTACGGGCTCACGGCGACGGTGCTCGTCCTCACGTACCTCTGGCTGCCGTACATGGTGCTGCCGATCCACACCGCGCTCGCCCAGCTCCCCGACAACCTCCTGAACGCCTCCGCCGACCTGGGAGCGAGGACCTGGCGGACCTTCGTCTCGGTGGTGCTGCCGCTGGTGTGGCCGGCGGTCGCCGCCGGATCCGTCTTCACCTTCTCGCTCAGCCTCGGCGACTACATCACGGTGCAGATCGTCGGCGGGAAGACCCAGCTGATCGGCAACCTCGTCTACTCCAACGTCACCCTCAACCTGCCGCTGGCGGCCGCGCTCGGCACCCTG
- a CDS encoding ABC transporter substrate-binding protein: MRPHRSLLTAAALSGLLLVTACGSADPAGSGKSGGLNPPDLKAPTALGKAEGEVNLIAWAGYVEDGSNDPKVDWVSAFEKQTGCQVNAKTAATSDEMVSLMKTGAYDAVSASGDASLRLIASGDAAPVNTALVPNYADVFAGLKNKEWNSVKGVAYGIPHGRGANLLMYDTEKVKPAPDSWSAVFDKASAHSGKVTAYDSPIYLADAALYLKATKPELGIKNPYALDQRQFDAAVALLKEQNGHIGEYWSDYLKEISAFKSGDSVVGTSWQVIANLAKGEGAKVEAVLPKEGSTGWSDTWMVSAKAKHPTCAYKWLDWIVSPKTNAQVAEYFGEAPANAKSCAETADKNHCAVFHATDEAYWKQVHFWTTPIEQCLDGRTDARCVPYAKWVQAWNEIKG, translated from the coding sequence GTGCGCCCGCACCGCTCCCTCCTGACCGCAGCCGCCCTCTCCGGGCTGCTCCTCGTCACCGCCTGCGGATCGGCCGACCCGGCGGGGTCCGGGAAGTCCGGCGGCCTCAACCCGCCCGACCTCAAGGCGCCGACCGCACTCGGCAAGGCCGAGGGCGAGGTCAATCTGATCGCCTGGGCCGGCTACGTCGAGGACGGCTCGAACGACCCGAAGGTCGACTGGGTCAGCGCCTTCGAGAAGCAGACCGGCTGCCAGGTCAACGCCAAGACGGCCGCGACCTCCGACGAGATGGTCTCGCTGATGAAGACCGGCGCGTACGACGCGGTCTCCGCCTCCGGCGACGCCTCCCTCCGCCTGATCGCCTCCGGCGACGCCGCCCCCGTGAACACGGCGCTGGTGCCGAACTACGCCGACGTGTTCGCCGGGCTCAAGAACAAGGAGTGGAACTCCGTCAAGGGCGTCGCCTACGGCATCCCGCACGGCCGCGGCGCCAACCTCCTCATGTACGACACGGAGAAGGTGAAGCCGGCCCCCGACTCCTGGTCGGCCGTCTTCGACAAGGCCTCGGCGCACAGCGGCAAGGTCACCGCCTACGACTCCCCCATCTACCTCGCGGACGCCGCCCTGTACCTCAAGGCCACCAAGCCCGAGCTCGGCATCAAGAACCCCTACGCCCTCGACCAGAGGCAGTTCGACGCCGCCGTGGCCCTGCTCAAGGAGCAGAACGGGCACATCGGCGAGTACTGGAGCGACTACCTCAAGGAGATCTCCGCCTTCAAGAGCGGCGACTCGGTCGTCGGCACCAGCTGGCAGGTGATCGCCAACCTCGCGAAGGGCGAGGGCGCGAAGGTCGAGGCGGTCCTGCCGAAGGAGGGCTCGACCGGCTGGTCCGACACCTGGATGGTCTCGGCCAAGGCCAAGCACCCCACCTGCGCCTACAAGTGGCTCGACTGGATCGTCTCGCCGAAGACCAACGCCCAGGTCGCCGAGTACTTCGGCGAGGCCCCGGCCAACGCGAAGTCCTGCGCCGAGACCGCCGACAAGAACCACTGCGCCGTCTTCCACGCCACCGACGAGGCGTACTGGAAGCAGGTCCACTTCTGGACGACGCCCATCGAGCAGTGCCTGGACGGCCGGACGGACGCGCGCTGCGTGCCGTACGCCAAGTGGGTCCAGGCCTGGAACGAGATCAAGGGCTGA
- a CDS encoding ABC transporter ATP-binding protein, giving the protein MEGMAIRLTGLRKTYGRTEAVAGVDLEIADGEFFSMLGPSGSGKTTVLRMIAGFEEPTSGTVELAGRDVTRLAPFERDVHTVFQDYALFPHMTVEQNVAYGLKVRGVARAERLVRARAALAQVGLDGLGKRRPAELSGGQRQRVALARALVGRPSVLLLDEPLGALDLKLRERMQVELKEIQREVGITFVFVTHDQEEALTMSDRIAVFHQGRIEQVAAPAEIYERPATPFVAGFVGTSNLLTGDTARRVVGAPGTYSIRPEKIRILTDHKAPGDPGHSTAAGTVAEVVYLGDSTRFLVDLDGGGRLTALQQNLETSSADLAAFRGARIGLQWHPSHAVLVPQTP; this is encoded by the coding sequence ATGGAGGGAATGGCGATCCGGCTGACGGGACTGCGCAAGACCTACGGCCGGACCGAGGCCGTGGCCGGGGTGGACCTGGAGATCGCCGACGGCGAGTTCTTCTCGATGCTCGGCCCCTCCGGTTCCGGGAAGACGACCGTGCTGCGGATGATCGCCGGATTCGAGGAGCCGACCTCCGGCACCGTCGAACTGGCCGGCCGCGACGTCACCCGGCTCGCCCCCTTCGAGCGGGACGTGCACACCGTCTTCCAGGACTACGCGCTCTTCCCGCACATGACGGTCGAACAGAACGTCGCCTACGGCCTGAAGGTCCGCGGCGTCGCCCGCGCCGAGCGTCTGGTGCGGGCCCGCGCCGCCCTCGCGCAGGTCGGCCTCGACGGTCTCGGCAAACGGCGGCCCGCCGAGCTCTCCGGAGGTCAGCGCCAGCGGGTCGCCCTGGCCCGCGCGCTCGTCGGCCGCCCCAGCGTGCTCCTGCTCGACGAACCCCTCGGGGCGCTCGACCTCAAGCTCCGCGAGCGGATGCAGGTCGAACTCAAGGAGATCCAGCGGGAGGTCGGCATCACCTTCGTGTTCGTGACGCACGACCAGGAGGAGGCCCTGACGATGAGCGACCGGATCGCCGTCTTCCACCAGGGCCGGATCGAACAGGTCGCCGCCCCCGCCGAGATCTACGAGCGCCCCGCGACCCCGTTCGTCGCCGGATTCGTCGGCACCTCCAACCTGCTGACCGGGGACACCGCCCGACGGGTGGTCGGGGCGCCGGGCACGTACAGCATCCGTCCGGAGAAGATCCGGATCCTCACCGACCACAAGGCGCCCGGCGACCCCGGTCACTCCACCGCCGCCGGCACGGTCGCCGAGGTCGTCTACCTCGGCGACTCCACCCGCTTCCTCGTCGACCTCGACGGCGGCGGCCGGCTCACCGCCCTCCAGCAGAACCTGGAGACCTCCTCCGCCGACCTCGCCGCCTTCCGGGGCGCCCGGATCGGCCTCCAGTGGCACCCGAGCCACGCCGTGCTCGTCCCGCAGACCCCGTGA
- a CDS encoding FadR/GntR family transcriptional regulator, with translation MRPNGRPDDGGGAAGTGAARRAVFTPVDTRARVDTVVRRIGDAIELGLLADGEQLPGETDLAGQLGVSTVTLREALMALRQQGLVTTRRGRGGGSFVTLPDSPPEERLRARLADWSTEELRDLGDHWAAVSGAAALLAARRTQPGDLRPLTRTVEELAAAGDPATRSRLYGRFHVELAAAAQSARLTREEIALQTDLGALLCLVLDDPVHLGNVSDRHRAVISAVQDEADERARTLAETCVRESVGRLIALRLGTPGRAPEPRPEEDTHGQEHRARGPRGGHR, from the coding sequence GTGAGACCGAACGGCAGGCCGGACGACGGCGGCGGCGCGGCCGGGACGGGCGCGGCCCGCAGGGCCGTCTTCACGCCCGTCGACACCCGGGCCCGGGTCGACACCGTGGTCCGCCGCATCGGCGACGCCATCGAACTCGGACTCCTCGCCGACGGGGAGCAGTTGCCCGGCGAGACCGACCTCGCCGGACAGCTCGGCGTCTCCACCGTCACCCTGCGCGAGGCCCTCATGGCCCTGCGGCAGCAAGGCCTCGTCACCACCCGCAGGGGCCGCGGCGGCGGCAGCTTCGTCACCCTGCCCGACAGCCCGCCGGAGGAGCGGCTGCGCGCCCGCCTCGCCGACTGGTCCACCGAGGAACTCCGCGACCTCGGCGACCACTGGGCGGCCGTCTCCGGTGCCGCCGCGCTGCTCGCCGCCCGCCGCACCCAGCCCGGAGACCTGCGCCCCCTGACCCGTACGGTCGAGGAACTCGCCGCCGCCGGAGATCCGGCGACCCGCAGCCGGCTCTACGGGCGCTTCCACGTCGAACTGGCCGCCGCGGCCCAGTCCGCCAGGCTCACCCGCGAGGAGATCGCCCTCCAGACGGACCTGGGCGCGCTCCTCTGTCTCGTCCTCGACGACCCGGTCCATCTCGGCAATGTGTCGGATCGTCACCGCGCCGTGATCTCCGCCGTGCAGGATGAGGCCGACGAGCGGGCCAGAACGCTCGCCGAGACGTGCGTACGGGAGTCAGTGGGGCGGCTGATCGCGCTGCGCCTCGGCACCCCCGGCCGCGCACCCGAGCCTCGTCCCGAGGAGGACACGCATGGGCAGGAGCACCGGGCTCGCGGGCCCCGCGGGGGCCATCGCTGA